In a genomic window of Nodosilinea sp. E11:
- a CDS encoding PAS domain-containing protein → MTGQQTSHILWIGARADAVSLSNLTAPDFVTIVIDPVEAALAYLSSGHPVDGMVLELEAAGGLEALATLQAQAADLPVVVLVSPTQTPLGLEAVRAGAQDYLIKGQTPPAEMIRAVGCALERHRRQTQVSPPPTLATTDDSPVATQLTDQDQRYPTIFGEVPVSLWKEDWSAVRALVNKLQPQGITDWATYHPEVIDITAPKAAKATLTTSENRFRQLFQDAAIGIAMTTPDGRFLEANAAYCQMLGYTEAELRQVDFATLTYPDDRPRNLELLHELLQGQRHSFVIEKRYFTKAGPVVWCRLSVSVQRHSDGTPISIIGVAEDITQQRQAEAALQRSQALLRVASHVSQLGAWWVDLPEMTMTWSDDMYHILEQPLDHVPHMAEANQYYAPADQAKIQAAFEACMQSGLNFDLQLQVVTARGRPIWARSIGEAVRDASGAIVRVQGAFQDITAQKAAEQQLRDSEERFRLVSKATNDAIWDWDILTDTTWRGEGYKTLFGYSDADLITANDWWRSRLHPDDRQRLLESMQTALASTAALWTDEYRFRCQDGRYAYVMDRGYIIRNDQGQAVRMIGGMLNLTEKKNLEAQLLQSQKMEAVGQLAGGIAHDFNNLLTIILGCSDMLLSALPGPDPLRAIATDIHTAGDRAANLTRHLLAFSRKQMLAPQVLNLNAVISDLEAMLRRLISADIRLISQLAPHLPAIEVDPSQLEQVILNLVVNARDAMPNGGDLTLATAQLDLGPDESLGQLNCKPGTYAALTISDTGHGMTAAVKARIFEPFFTTKPPGTGTGLGLATVFGIVKQSGGFIDVYSEPGLGTRFKLLFPAVGPRPQPSLTPALPVQQGSETILLVEDEAGVRQIAKLALERLGYQILTAANGQAALQVIARYPGSIDLVITDVVMPEMSGRELVEHLRRHHSPVKVMYISGYTDDVGIRLGVIEATDAFLQKPFTPSSLARKVREVLDQR, encoded by the coding sequence ATGACTGGACAACAGACTAGTCACATTCTCTGGATTGGTGCAAGAGCCGATGCGGTATCGTTGAGCAATCTCACCGCACCCGACTTTGTGACGATCGTCATAGACCCGGTCGAGGCCGCCCTGGCCTACCTGAGTTCGGGCCATCCTGTAGATGGCATGGTGCTAGAGCTAGAAGCCGCTGGGGGGCTAGAGGCCCTAGCAACCCTGCAAGCCCAGGCGGCTGATCTGCCCGTGGTTGTGCTGGTGAGCCCCACCCAGACCCCGCTGGGGCTAGAGGCCGTTCGAGCCGGAGCCCAAGACTATTTGATCAAAGGGCAAACCCCTCCGGCGGAAATGATCCGGGCTGTGGGCTGTGCCCTTGAGCGCCACCGCCGACAGACGCAGGTCTCACCGCCACCCACACTCGCAACGACCGACGACTCCCCCGTTGCGACCCAGTTGACCGACCAAGACCAACGCTACCCAACCATCTTTGGGGAGGTGCCGGTTTCGCTGTGGAAAGAAGATTGGTCGGCGGTCAGAGCCCTGGTGAACAAGCTGCAACCCCAAGGAATCACTGATTGGGCCACCTACCACCCCGAGGTTATTGATATCACTGCTCCAAAGGCCGCTAAGGCAACCTTAACAACGAGCGAGAACCGGTTTCGTCAATTGTTTCAAGATGCTGCCATCGGCATTGCCATGACTACGCCCGACGGTCGTTTTTTAGAAGCCAACGCCGCCTACTGCCAAATGCTGGGCTATACCGAAGCCGAGCTGCGCCAGGTCGATTTTGCCACTTTGACCTATCCCGACGATCGCCCCCGCAATCTAGAGTTACTGCACGAGCTATTGCAGGGTCAGCGTCACAGCTTTGTGATTGAAAAACGCTACTTCACCAAGGCAGGGCCTGTTGTTTGGTGTCGCCTGAGCGTATCGGTGCAGCGCCACAGCGACGGCACCCCCATCAGCATCATTGGCGTCGCCGAAGACATTACCCAGCAGCGCCAGGCCGAAGCCGCGCTGCAGCGCAGTCAGGCCCTGCTGCGGGTGGCCTCCCATGTCAGTCAGCTAGGGGCCTGGTGGGTAGATTTGCCGGAGATGACCATGACTTGGTCGGACGACATGTACCACATCTTGGAACAACCCCTTGACCATGTGCCCCACATGGCTGAGGCCAATCAGTACTATGCGCCCGCCGATCAGGCCAAAATTCAGGCGGCCTTTGAGGCCTGTATGCAGTCGGGATTAAACTTTGATCTACAGCTACAGGTGGTTACTGCTCGGGGTCGCCCCATCTGGGCGCGGTCGATTGGCGAGGCGGTGCGCGATGCCAGCGGAGCTATTGTGCGGGTGCAGGGCGCATTTCAAGATATCACTGCTCAGAAAGCGGCGGAACAACAGCTGCGCGACAGTGAAGAACGGTTTCGGCTGGTGTCTAAGGCGACCAACGATGCCATTTGGGACTGGGATATTCTCACTGACACCACCTGGCGCGGGGAGGGCTATAAAACCCTGTTTGGCTACAGCGACGCTGACTTGATCACCGCCAACGACTGGTGGCGCAGCCGTCTGCACCCCGACGATCGCCAGCGGCTGCTTGAGTCTATGCAGACGGCCCTAGCCAGCACCGCCGCCCTCTGGACTGACGAGTATCGGTTTCGCTGCCAGGACGGTCGCTATGCCTATGTGATGGATCGAGGCTATATCATTCGCAATGACCAGGGCCAGGCGGTGCGCATGATTGGCGGTATGCTCAACCTGACTGAGAAAAAGAACCTAGAGGCCCAGCTGCTGCAAAGTCAGAAGATGGAGGCAGTGGGCCAATTAGCGGGGGGCATTGCCCACGACTTCAACAACCTGCTGACGATTATTTTGGGCTGTAGCGATATGCTGCTGTCGGCCTTGCCCGGCCCCGACCCGCTGCGGGCGATCGCCACTGACATCCACACCGCTGGGGATCGGGCGGCCAACCTGACCCGCCACCTGTTGGCCTTTAGCCGCAAACAGATGCTCGCCCCCCAGGTGCTCAATCTCAACGCGGTGATCAGCGATCTGGAAGCTATGCTCAGACGCCTGATTAGCGCCGACATTCGCCTGATTAGTCAGTTGGCCCCCCATCTGCCCGCCATTGAAGTCGATCCGAGCCAGCTAGAGCAGGTCATTCTCAATCTGGTGGTCAACGCCCGCGACGCCATGCCCAACGGCGGCGATCTCACCCTGGCCACCGCTCAGCTCGATCTAGGACCGGATGAGTCGCTGGGCCAGCTCAACTGTAAGCCTGGCACCTACGCCGCTCTGACCATTTCTGATACAGGCCACGGCATGACCGCAGCGGTCAAAGCCCGCATTTTTGAGCCCTTCTTTACCACTAAGCCTCCGGGCACGGGCACGGGGCTGGGGTTGGCCACCGTGTTTGGCATTGTCAAACAGAGTGGTGGCTTCATTGATGTGTATAGTGAACCGGGCCTGGGCACCCGATTTAAGCTGTTGTTTCCAGCGGTGGGGCCGAGGCCACAGCCCAGCTTGACTCCGGCTTTGCCCGTGCAGCAGGGCAGCGAAACTATTTTGCTGGTCGAAGATGAGGCGGGGGTGCGCCAGATTGCCAAGCTGGCCCTCGAACGGCTGGGCTACCAGATTTTAACGGCGGCCAATGGGCAGGCGGCCCTCCAGGTGATCGCCCGCTATCCAGGCTCCATTGATCTCGTGATCACCGACGTAGTAATGCCGGAAATGAGCGGTCGAGAGCTGGTTGAGCACCTGCGTCGGCACCATAGTCCCGTGAAAGTCATGTACATCAGCGGCTATACCGATGATGTGGGCATCCGGCTCGGGGTGATCGAGGCCACCGATGCCTTCTTGCAAAAGCCATTTACCCCCTCCAGCCTGGCCCGCAAGGTGAGGGAGGTGTTAGATCAGCGCTAG